A single genomic interval of Bacillus sp. es.036 harbors:
- a CDS encoding quinone oxidoreductase family protein — protein MKAIQLTEFGGPEVLKLIDLDVPEPKGHEVLIEIQAIGVNYADTARREGQYVVETPLPYVPGSEVAGVVKAVGEKVTSVKPGSSVVTLLGTKNATGYAEYTLADERGLIAIPDGVDPQYAVALPLQGLSAYHTLKTMGRFENGETVLIHAAAGGVGTIAVQLARLWGAKTIIGTASSEEKRKLAADMGADITIDYTKEGWEQEVLEATEGKGVDVILEMAGGDVFRKSLNCLAPFGRLVIYGVASGEQSRFYPSSLMEKNQSVVGFFLPQMMRKPSLYQKSLEELLNYMQSGELKLTIGGVFELEKAADVHRMLQGRQTKGKLILTP, from the coding sequence ATGAAAGCGATTCAATTAACAGAGTTTGGTGGTCCGGAAGTATTAAAACTAATCGACTTGGATGTGCCTGAGCCAAAAGGACACGAAGTACTTATTGAGATTCAAGCAATCGGGGTTAATTACGCAGATACCGCAAGAAGAGAAGGCCAATATGTTGTGGAAACACCTCTACCGTATGTGCCAGGTTCTGAAGTGGCTGGTGTTGTAAAAGCAGTTGGAGAAAAAGTGACTTCTGTAAAACCAGGTTCTTCGGTGGTCACATTATTAGGCACAAAAAATGCAACAGGTTATGCAGAATATACGTTAGCTGATGAAAGAGGACTCATTGCGATTCCAGATGGCGTTGATCCTCAGTATGCAGTAGCTCTCCCTCTACAGGGATTAAGTGCTTATCACACACTTAAGACAATGGGGCGTTTTGAAAATGGAGAAACGGTTTTGATTCATGCTGCAGCAGGCGGCGTTGGAACAATTGCAGTACAGCTCGCCAGACTATGGGGAGCTAAAACAATTATTGGTACAGCAAGCAGTGAAGAGAAAAGAAAGCTTGCAGCTGATATGGGAGCAGATATTACGATCGATTATACGAAAGAAGGCTGGGAACAAGAAGTTTTAGAAGCTACGGAAGGTAAGGGAGTAGACGTGATTCTTGAAATGGCAGGAGGAGACGTTTTCAGAAAATCGTTGAATTGCCTTGCACCTTTCGGACGACTCGTCATATATGGGGTAGCAAGTGGAGAACAAAGCCGCTTTTATCCATCTTCCTTAATGGAGAAAAATCAGTCTGTAGTTGGCTTTTTTCTACCACAGATGATGCGTAAGCCGTCTCTTTATCAGAAGAGTCTAGAAGAACTCCTAAACTATATGCAGAGTGGAGAACTTAAATTGACGATCGGCGGGGTTTTTGAGTTAGAAAAGGCAGCTGATGTTCATCGTATGCTTCAAGGACGCCAAACGAAAGGGAAGTTAATCCTAACTCCTTGA